CAGACGAAGTGCAAGAGATCAAGCGATCGACACTTGACCGTATCAAACGGCACTTTGGCATCGGATCGGAAACGGAGTTTTCGCTCCGAGATATGGAGGCGTTCACCGGTGCCCTCAACTGGCGAGTACTGACGAAACTACAGTGGTACCGAGGAGATAGCATTCAGTCACTCGTCTACGACCGGACGAGAGAGTACGTCACCGTCTACGACCTGTTTTACCTCCTTAGGTACGGCAACGTAGAATTCGTCGACCGCGGAACGTTCGAGCGGATCATTCCAGATAGACACAGAGACAGTATCGACCGTAGCCATCGATATGTCGACGGGTTCTGTATCTACGACGGGACGATCCAGACCAACGACGAAGGTTACGGTCGCAACGTGTATTTTACGGGTGGCACGCTGAACGCGTGGCTGGACCAGACCTCGAATACAGGACGGAAACCACAGACAAAATCTGGGTTGCGAATCGACGTCGATCCGAATGGGACTGGATCGCGCGTTCCTTCAATCACGAAGGTCAACGAACGACTTCGCAAACGAGGTGAGCGAGTTGACGACGAAGAAGAAGGATTACTGTGTTATGCTGTTAGTGGCTCTCCTAGTCGCGTGAAACGACAGTACGGCCTCGACGACTTTTTCTTCCTTTATCCGATTCAGGTACAGAACAAAGCTGTGCATAGTCTCGCTATCGGAACTGATGCTCTCTACCTTCATTGTCACGTTCTCGAACAAAAGAACCGGCTGACGGATGATACCGGATCTATTAACTCCATATGATAGGATCGGGATTCAGGGATGAACTCGTGCACGTTAGTGCGTTACAGGAGTTCGTTTATTGTTCACGACGATATTACTATCATCGATATCACGATCAGATCGGTTCGCCGTTTGAGCTCGTTGACGGGCGATCGAAACACGCTACCCAGTCACGCCGTGGCGGTTGGACCACGGAACGGTACTTCCGATCGGAAGAGCTCGGATTGCATGGAAAGATTGACCTCGTCGAGAGTGATCATGGTTCGCTTACCCCTGTCGAGCGGAAACGGGCCGAGAGTGGGGATTACTATCTGAGTGATGAGGTTCAGTTGGCTGGATACTGTATGTTGCTTGAGTCTGCGATCGATGAGCAAGTCAATGTCGGATATATTTATCTCTACTCGACAGACGAACGACACGCGATCCGAATTTCGGACAACCATCGACAAACCGTGGAAGAAACCGTCTCCCGCATCAACTCGATGACTGTCAGTTCGATCCCACCATTCACGGATAATCCGAGTAAATGCGACGGCTGTTCTGCACGCGAATACTGCCTACCGGCTGAAACCGCCCGAATGGAACATGATAAAGTCCGTGGCACAGGCTGGGAGGACCAGCAATGAAAGAATCAGAAGCGATCTTCGAGGATTCGGTCATCTTCGTGACCAAACAAGGTACCCAAGTCCGGATCGACGGGGGGCAGGTCGTGATCTGGAACGTCGACGCCGAGGAAGATGAAGACCGAAAATTAGCTGGATATCCGATCGAGCAGCTAGATACAATCAACGTCTTCGGCGGGGTCAACTTCTCGACGCCGTTCGTCGCGAAGGCAAACGAACACGGGATCGTCCTCAACTACTTCACCGAGAACGGGAAGTACCGAGGAAGCTTTGTTCCTGAGAAGAACACAATCGCGGAGGTCCGTCGAGCACAGTACGCCCTCTCGAGGGATGATGAGATCGCTATCGCTCGACAGATGATTCAGGCGAAGGTTCGCAACGCACGAACGCTGCTCTCCCGGAAGGGCGTGTACGGAACGGATGTCCTCAAGGACCTTGGTGTCCGGGTGGAGGACGCGACGACGAAAGACGACATCCGTGGCGTGGAGGGTGAAGCTGCAGAGCGATACTTCCAGCGACTCGACGAGACGCTCATCGACGGCTGGACGTTCGAAAAACGGACAAAACGACCACCGGAAGATCACATCAACTCGTTGTTATCACTGACCTACGTCTTCATGAAAAACGAGGTACTGGCTGCACTTCGACAATATAATCTTGATCCGTTTCTCGGTGTGTTACACGCTGATCGCCACGGCCGCCCATCACTCGCATTGGACCTCCAGGAGGAGTTTCGACCGATCTTCTGCGATGCCTTCGTCACGCGGCTAGTCAACCGAGGGACGATTACCCACGACGACTTCCGGAAGGACAACCGACTCAACGGCGACGCGTTCAAGACCTACTGCGCGAAGTTCGACGAGTTCATGAAAGAAGAACTGACCCACCCACACTTTGAGTACACCGTCACGCGACGTAAGGCAATTCGCCAGCAAGCAATTCTCTTGCGAAAGACAATCACTAGCGAGCTCGACAAGTATCACTCATTTTCGTTTGTACGATAACCATGCGTCTCGTGATCGCATACGACGTCAGCGACGATACAAATCGCCGCCGTGTGTATCGGACGCTACAACGATACGGTGCTTGGCAACAGTACAGTGTCTTCGAACTCGAGATAGACAGTGCCCAACGCGTCGAGCTGGTAGACGAACTTGAGTCATACATCAATTCTAGCGACGGAGACCGAATTCGGATCTATCGACTCTGTAGTGCCTGCCAAGACGCGACGACGGATATCGGGAGTGAGCCACCCGACGAACAGTCGAACGTAATCTGACGGTCTCTCTTCGTGAACCTTTATTAACTCACTGTACAGCCCCAGTCGACGAATGCAGGTGAGGATTTCAGACCACAAGAAACGTTTTTGATTCCTCTGGTTGTATCTCGACCCCCTGTCGCAGAGACCAGAAAACCCAGCACGGGATTGAAACAATTATCTGCTTGCAGGTACGCCCATTCGCGCCAATCGTCGCAGAGACCAGAAAACCCAGCACGGGATTGAAACCCTACTGGATCAGCTATACGATGCCCTCGCGCGAGGACGTCGCAGAGACCAGAAAACCCAGCACGGGATTGAAACTCTCAATCTCGAACGCGCCCGCCGGCGTGACGAAGTCGCAGAGACCAGAAAACCCAGCACGGGATTGAAACTGCGTGGCATACCAGCGGAGCACTTCGGGCCACGTCGCAGAGACCAGAAAACCCAGCACGGGATTGAAACAGCTCCACATCCAACCCGGAGACCTTGAGGGCGACGTCGCAGAGACCAGAAAACCCAGCACGGGATTGAAACAATTGTGAGAGAGGTCGCGGAGTATGGAGGGTGGATGTCGCAGAGACCAGAAAACCCAGCACGGGATTGAAACATGAGTTCCGGTGTCAGAACAACGAGTGTTGGGTGGGTCGCAGAGACCAGAAAACCCAGCACGGGATTGAAACTCGTTGTTACTCATTCTGACCTCCGTCCGTACGGAGTCGCAGAGACCAGAAAACCCAGCACGGGATTGAAACACAAGACCTCGTCCGTCGCGGCCACCGCGACCGTGTCGTCGCAGAGACCAGAAAACCCAGCACGGGATTGAAACAGAGCCGCGAGTTTCCACGGCGCGAGTATCCACAACCCGTCGCAGAGACCAGAAAACCCAGCACGGGATTGAAACGTCGGCGAAGTCGTCGGGGATGTTGAACGAGGTCTGGTGTCGCAGAGACCAGAAAACCCAGCACGGGATTGAAACCGGGTATGCTGTGGGGAGCACACGGTGACCCACCTGGTCGCAGAGACCAGAAAACCCAGCACGGGATTGAAACAAAGCGTCGGAACCGATACGCTCACGGCAAACGGCAGTCGCAGAGACCAGAAAACCCAGCACGGGATTGAAACTCTACGCGATCGACATCAAGCAGGTGGACGCCGACGGTCGCAGAGACCAGAAAACCCAGCACGGGATTGAAACGAGAGTGGCGCGTAACGGCGGTCTACGACCGATACGTCGCAGAGACCAGAAAACCCAGCACGGGATTGAAACTTCCTGGGTGCGCGAGATCGACCAGAGTTCGCGTTGTCGCAGAGACCAGAAAACCCAGCACGGGATTGAAACAAGAAGACGACCACCCCCGGGATCGAGCAACTGTCGCAGAGACCAGAAAACCCAGCACGGGATTGAAACACGACGTCGACGACCGACACGCCGGTTAACGTCTCGTCGCAGAGACCAGAAAACCCAGCACGGGATTGAAACGACGATGGCGCAGAGATGGCTGCACGGTCCCTCGTGGTGTCGCAGAGACCAGAAAACCCAGCACGGGATTGAAACTTAGCTACTCCGCTGGCAACCGAGGGCCGGGCAGGGAGTCGCAGAGACCAGAAAACCCAGCACGGGATTGAAACCCGACTACGTGGCCGGCATGGACTTCGCGGCCGAGAGGTCGCAGAGACCAGAAAACCCAGCACGGGATTGAAACACCAAAACGTCGGAATCGAACTCGGGGAGAGGGATGTCGCAGAGACCAGAAAACCCAGCACGGGATTGAAACCGTTTCTCACGATCGGACACAAGTAACGATCCGTCGGTCGCAGAGACCAGAAAACCCAGCACGGGATTGAAACAGGGTCGTCGTCCGCTGAATCGTCTCCTCGGCAAGCGGTCGCAGAGACCAGAAAACCCAGCACGGGATTGAAACATATCCTCCTCGGGCTGGTGCTGTGGGTCCGCGCCGTCGCAGAGACCAGAAAACCCAGCACGGGATTGAAACTCGCAGGAGTAGAGGCCGCCGTCGGCGTCGATGCAGTCGCAGAGACCAGAAAACCCAGCACGGGATTGAAACTACCATCGTTCCTGTGATACACAGATCAATAGAGTCGCAGAGACCAGAAAACCCAGCACGGGATTGAAACGGATTACGTCGAGACGAACGCTCCCGTGCCGGAGGTCGCAGAGACCAGAAAACCCAGCACGGGATTGAAACCGAGCCACGGGCCGGCGAGCGCGTCGCCCGCCGTCGGTCGCAGAGACCAGAAAACCCAGCACGGGATTGAAACAAAAACGCGCGCGCGTCGTCGAACCAGCTCGGGTCGTCGCAGAGACCAGAAAACCCAGCACGGGATTGAAACAAAACGCTCCGGGGCCGATCCGATTTTAAAGATGTCGCAGAGACCAGAAAACCCAGCACGGGATTGAAACCTTCTGAATGTGATCGTGAAGACCGTCCATCGTCCGAAGTCGCAGAGACCAGAAAACCCAGCACGGGATTGAAACAATAAACGATAGTTCGAAATCCTACCGCGATGGTCGATTGTCGCAGAGACCAGAAAACCCAGCACGGGATTGAAACAGGGGACGCGGCGGACGTACGTCGAGGGCGACGAGAGTCGCAGAGACCAGAAAACCCAGCACGGGATTGAAACATACATCGAACGGCGAAAGTCTCGGCGCGAGCGATCGTCGCAGAGACCAGAAAACCCAGCACGGGATTGAAACCCGAGATCGTCGTTGTCTACCTCGCGTGGTGCGGGGGTCGCAGAGACCAGAAAACCCAGCACGGGATTGAAACGTAGCGAGCGGTAACCTGTTAATCCCGGCGCCCGGCGGTCGCAGAGACCAGAAAACCCAGCACGGGATTGAAACATACCGCAACCGATCTTACATCGTCAGAGTGGCCGTGTCGCAGAGACCAGAAAACCCAGCACGGGATTGAAACAGGACGAGCAGCTCGCCCGTGTCGGCGACGACGTCCGTCGCAGAGACCAGAAAACCCAGCACGGGATTGAAACCTCGTTCCAGGCCTCTTCGAGGAGGTCGCTCACATTGTCGCAGAGACCAGAAAACCCAGCACGGGATTGAAACCATCGAGAAGGTCGCGATGGAGTCGGCC
The Salinilacihabitans rarus DNA segment above includes these coding regions:
- the cas4 gene encoding CRISPR-associated protein Cas4, coding for MIGSGFRDELVHVSALQEFVYCSRRYYYHRYHDQIGSPFELVDGRSKHATQSRRGGWTTERYFRSEELGLHGKIDLVESDHGSLTPVERKRAESGDYYLSDEVQLAGYCMLLESAIDEQVNVGYIYLYSTDERHAIRISDNHRQTVEETVSRINSMTVSSIPPFTDNPSKCDGCSAREYCLPAETARMEHDKVRGTGWEDQQ
- the cas1 gene encoding CRISPR-associated endonuclease Cas1; protein product: MKESEAIFEDSVIFVTKQGTQVRIDGGQVVIWNVDAEEDEDRKLAGYPIEQLDTINVFGGVNFSTPFVAKANEHGIVLNYFTENGKYRGSFVPEKNTIAEVRRAQYALSRDDEIAIARQMIQAKVRNARTLLSRKGVYGTDVLKDLGVRVEDATTKDDIRGVEGEAAERYFQRLDETLIDGWTFEKRTKRPPEDHINSLLSLTYVFMKNEVLAALRQYNLDPFLGVLHADRHGRPSLALDLQEEFRPIFCDAFVTRLVNRGTITHDDFRKDNRLNGDAFKTYCAKFDEFMKEELTHPHFEYTVTRRKAIRQQAILLRKTITSELDKYHSFSFVR
- the cas2 gene encoding CRISPR-associated endonuclease Cas2, whose translation is MRLVIAYDVSDDTNRRRVYRTLQRYGAWQQYSVFELEIDSAQRVELVDELESYINSSDGDRIRIYRLCSACQDATTDIGSEPPDEQSNVI